The sequence ccaacttactggaccaaaaccaaaataagccaacatataggactaaatccaaaaaaacaaatcgagttacaggatcttttccaaaacaagccaacatacaggaccaaaacaaaaaaaagccaacatacaggaccaaaatgctaatttttccttataaataatataatatcatattgATATTCCCCACTAATGAGTTCTCTGATTTATTCGAATAAAGTACAATGttattttttagaaataaaataaattgtaaGAAGAATATGTTTATAATCCAAACGAAACAACTAGCCACGATTATTCATTCCATcatgacataaaaattaattccGACTTGTTCTTAAGGCATGTCCAAATTGCTTAAGTAGATAAATATTTTACCAATGTTTAGGTGTTCAACTTTTTTtactaatatttttttggatTAAACTGTCGCTAATAGCTTGCTCAATTCAGTTTACATGACTAACATAATTGACAGGCTATCAAATTACTTTAAGATTTATCCAATAcccatagaaaaaaaaaaatgaccaCGTCATTTGGAAAAAAGGAATTAAATCGAACTTGAAGTCTCATAAAAACTCCATTTATTACTCCATGCACTATTCCTTTCATTGCTTTGATGTatatgcaaaaataaataactacgGAAGTAAATGGGCGAAGATGATTTATAGCTTggtatcaaatttcaaatttgagaAGTTACGAGTTGTAAACCCAAAAATTTTGTCCTTGAAATAATCACCTTGTATCGTgtacaaataaataaagaaaaagtaGAATACTTTAACAAGAGAAATACCGGATGAAAATCTTAAGTTGAAAAAAAGACCAAAATGATCATCCTATTAAAGGAAGTACAAGCATTATGCTACAATGAAATTTAATGAATTTCCAGAAATATTTCGAGTAAAACTAACATTTACCTCAGAGCTAGGAGCAAATATAAGACCACCTTAGTTTCGGTATGTAGGAGAGCTACAATCACATCCCTCCAAAATTCTACACGATACGAACAGACCCGACCCAAAGCGACACAGAAAGAAAACAGGAGAACTACATCTTTTCCTTTGATGAGAGGtgtgaaaaaataaatagaagAAATTTTGAGGATAAAACAACGGACGCTGAAGGGAATACAGTTGGCTTGCTCAGATAACAACAAAGACACGCAGATCTATTCCGATATTGTCATGGTCGCTTATGAAACACGCCATTCCAAGCACGTGGATGGAGTACAGAGGCTTGGGAACTTTATCGACCTTCTCTTCTATTTGAggaaagaggcatcttcaaatGAGTTCGCCCAAAAATGTTAACTGGTGTTTAGGAATTGAGTTTCTTTATGCATAATACATATACAAGCTATTTGCAGCAGCACAAGCAATTGAGTTTTCTGATGGGTGCCATGCAAGGTGGAGTAGTTTTGTGGTGGAGTCAAATGAATTCCCATTTGTATCAGCTCCCGAACTTTCTGCACCTGCAACATAGAGCCCACCATTGCATTCAGTtgagattatgattatgttgcACAGACATGAAAACCGTGTAAATGAAGAGATGGCAATGGGAATCATACCTCTTCTTACGACACGCGTGATGCTACTGCTCAAGGATCTGGTAGGCCTTGAAGGGTTCTGCACCTGCCTTCTGAAAGAGAGCCGTCCATAAGAAGCAAAGTTGAGAACGGAGACTAGAGTTAGCCTGACAAGCCAAAACTTAAAACTGGTAAACGTACCTCATTGGATTTTTGCTTGCTTCAAGGGAAGTGGCTTCAGTACTGCCCGAAGCACAGCCAAACACACGGAACAGATTGCTGAATCATACCAAGTATTTGTCGCATTTTGTTACAGAGACATACATGCAAATAACAGTATGATAAAACTGAGCACAAACTTGAACGTACTTGTAAGAACCAGTAGCCACTCGGTGACCATCACCACTCAGACAGCATTCAAATTTATCAAAAATGGAGTCATTTTCATACAAATCACAGAGCTGGACATTATTAAAATAGCAACATTTGATAAGCTCAAGGGTCACAAAAAAGCTTCAGGGAAAATGGTCCAGGTGCAAGGCAACTCACCTTTGGTCTTAAATGCTCATGAACCTGGAAAGTTCCAATTGGACCAGCATCCATGTTAATATCCCATAACTGAAACCAATTTATATTCGATCGGCGAAAAACAAATTGAAACCATGACAAATATCAAAAATGGAAAAGTGAGATCCAATGAAactcaaaaaattataaaagttGGAAACTTGTCATCCAACGAGCAATGCATTTAAATAATTTCTACAGCCAGTCAGTGAAATAGCATAGTTGAATTACAATATCATATCCAATTTCCAGCACCAAACTTGAGCTCTGAGTTTTCGAATTTCAGATAAATTATGGACATGTTAATCTGAGAGCAAAagtttttgttatatatatatctcaaccACTTACTATTATAACAAACGCATTTTCTAACATTAAAATAGTCAGACCCTAGATTGTATCCAGCCCACAATCTTTACTAAAGAACACAGCCGAAAAAAGCATTCATTACCATCAGCTAAATCAGCTGTAAGTAAACAGAAAAAAGTAAATAAACAGCAAACATGTAGGCCAATTAGAACATTGACAACCAATAAGGATAAAAGTGCAAAAGTAACTACAGAAAATAAAACCTTAAGGGTCATGTAATCTCGACTAAGAATATATCTTCCATCCTTCGCAAACTTAATATCTGAAATCGAAGCAATTATCTCAGTGAAAAATGATCTTGAACCAGGTGCCTCCTGTTCCTCAAATCTGTTCATGAATGAACATTAATATATCATCCAAGAAAAGCACAAGAAATCACAGCACAAAAACACTGACTTGCAAAGTACTTTGGAACCCCCACAATTAACGTTCAACTTCTTAAGAAAATTTAGAGTTTAATTTAAAAGGTAGATAGTACAAACTCATTAATCAGAAGACCGAAATAGAACGCATTACTTACATTTTAGAATGTGAATCGCACAGGGCAGATTGCCGCAGATCAATGAGACGAATTGAACCCTTAGAACTACTATATGCTAACATGTTGCAATGAGAAGGATGAAATTCAGCTGAAGTTATCACCTCtgcaaaaacaaacaaaaacaagtgAATAGAACATCACCCCATAACTTGTTCTTTCAAcctttttcacaaaaaaaaataagttccCAGACGCTTAGTTACATTGTAAGAAAGACATGTTATAACCCCGGGAGATGGATCGAGTTATAGGTCGATTGACAGGCTGATCATTTAATTCAGAAATGAGTTTCTGAGTTTTTCTGCCTTGTCTGCCTATTTTGATTAATGACTGAGGCTCGTTTACGAGAGAACCTCACGATCTCAATAGCTAGAATTTGTTAAGAGGAATTCAGTTGCTTTATTTCTTCAATAGCAACGTTTAAATATAAGAGTAGGCAATTAATTGACTGGCAAGAAATCTgttgaaaataattatttaatcccATGGATTATGCAATCCCATGGAATATGCACTCTAGAAAGGAAAGTAAATAAGATCCTAGCTGCTGAGATCTTCCCTTGATTTTgctcattaatttttaaaatttccatgAGTGAATCTCTTGTAGATTATGTCTTTGGATTTGGAGGTTTGGCCCATGTGTGTCTTGGGCTGATCTGTAAGAGTAGAGTCCATTACATCTGCCACCCCTGGGAGATTGTGGTTGTCCTCGACCACAAAAGAAGGGAAACGAGTGGTGATCATCTCGGCATCCTCCCATGGAGCATCTGCTGGAGGTAGACCATCCCAATGTACCAAGACTTCAGGTCTCCCTTGGTGTGTTCGACGGTCTAAAATGGCCATTGGTGAGGGTTGGTATCCATCCAAGGCAAGCGGTGGCAACACTATGTTTGAGAAAGAGCCCCCTTTGAATCTCTTAAGAGATGAAACGTGGAAAACCGGGTGAATGTGTGAAATGTCTGGAAGTTGAAGTTTGTATGCTACCTCCCCCACCTTTGCTGTTACTTTAAAGGGTCCGTAATAACGAGGAGAAAGTTTGTTGTTGGTTCTGGAAGCAAGACTGTGCTGGCGATAGGGTGCGAGTTTCAGAAGTACCATCTCTCCTACTTCAAACTTGACATCCCTGTGCTTGACATCATAGTGTGTTTTCATGACATTCTGGGCTTGTAGTAAGCGATCGCGGAGCTGGAACAGAATCTGGTCACGTTGCTGGAGTGCATAATCGACAGATTCGACACGTGCTTGGCCTGGTAAATATGATAGGAAACTGGGTGGTTTGCGCGCATAAACAACCTCGAAGGGTGTGGCCTTAAGTGCTGTATGGAAGCTCGTATTATAGCAAAATTCGGCCCATGCAAGCCACTCAAACCATTTCTTTGGATGATCTCCAGTAAAGCACCTTAAATACATTTCAAAGATGCGATTAACGGCCTCGGTTTGCCCATCTGATTGGGGATGGCTGAACTGAAACAAAGCTTAGTCCCACTTAATCGAAACAGTTCCTGCCAAAAAGAACTTGTAAAGACGACGTCTCGATCACTGACTATTGTCTCGGGCAAACCATGCAGCTTGAAAATGTTGTCAAAAAATAACTTGGCCACCGAAACAGCGGTATAAGGATGTGATAAGCCTAGGAAGTGAGCATACTTTGAAAAACGGTCAACAACAACTAGCAGCACATTCTTCCCATGTGAGTTGGGCAGCCCTTCAATGAAATCCATCGAGATGTCGGTCCAAACATGGTGAGGAATTGGCAAGGGTTGGAGCAGTCCTGCAGGTTTAAGAGTTTCAGTTTTGTTGCGCTGACAAGTAGAGCAAGTGGAGACCCATTCTTGGACTTGGTGCTTCATTCCTGGCCAATAAAAATCGCGGTTCAAACGATGGAGGGTGCGCTGGTAACCTTCATGGCAGCTGTCATGCACCATGGCTATTATCGGAGCAGCTAAGGTGGAATTTGGAGGAAGGTAGAGCTTTGATTTAAACCAAAGGATGTCATCCTTGAATTCCCAAGGGCCCAAGGCTTCTCCTGTCAGTACATCCTGGATGATGCGCTGCACTTCTGGATTGTTAgattgagattcccgaatggctGCTAAGAAATCCCAGTGGTTTAGAAATAGCCATCAATCTGCCTTCTTCCTCGTTTTGTCGTGACAGAGCGTCAGCGACTATATTTGATTTGCCGGCTTTGTATTCCACCTTAAAGTCGTATCCCATGAGTTTGCTAATCCATTGTTGCTGAGGTGAGGTAGAAATTCTTTGTTCCAATAAGAATTTGAGGCTATAATGATCAGTGCGCACAATAAAAGAATTTCCCCAAAAGTAGGGGTGCCAATGGCGAATTGCCTTGGTGAGCCCAATGAGTTCCTTCTCGTATGCCGGTAACTTGCGATGGCGTTGAGCAAAGGTACTGCTGAAGAATGCAATGGGGCAGCCTTGCTGTTGGAGTACAGCCCCTAGTCCCGACTCTGATGCGTCACATTCTATAATAAAGGGCTTAGAAAAATCAGGAAGGGCGAGTACTGGCGTGGATGTCATGACTTTCTTCAATGTGTTGAAGGCATGTAAGCTGTCCTCTGTCCATTGAAAGTTCTGTTTCTTGAGCATGTTGGTCAATGGGGCAGCGATGATGCCATAATTTTGGACGAATTTGCGATAGTACCCCGTCAAACCAAGGAAGCCTCGAAGTGCCTAACTGTAGTGGGTCGTGGCCAGCGTAGAATTGCAGCAATCTTGCCGTCATCCACACTCACACCATCCTTGGAGACCACATGACCCAAGTACGCGACCTGTTTTTGAGCAaaggaacatttggactttTTCAGAAATAGGTGCTGCTGCTGTACGAGATGAAAGACCATTTGAAGATGTTGTAAGTGATCCTTCCATGATGCACTATAGATGAGGATATCATCAAAGAAAACCAACACAAACTTCCGCAGAAAGCTGCCAAAGATGGAGTTCATTAAGGCCTGGAAAGTGGATGGGGCATTTGTGAGACCAAATGGCATGACCATAAACTCGAAATGGTGATGATGAGTTCGGAAGGCTGTCATATGAATGCTCTCTGGATCCATTAGAATCTGATGATAGCCAGCACGTAGGTCCAGCTTTGAAAAGTACGTTGCACCATGCAATTCTTCCAACAATTCCTCAATAACAGGAATTGGAAATTTATCCTTAACTGTCTTGGCATTCAAAGCCCGATAATCGATACAAAATCGCCATGTGTCATCAGATTTTTTTACCAACAAAACAGGGGAAGAAAATGAGGATCTTGGGCGGATGATACCTTGTTTCAGCATCTCTGCACATTGATGTTCGATTTCATCCTTTTGGGCATGTGGATAACGATATGGTCGTACCACAACGGGATCAGTCCCCTGttctaaaataattttatgagcAAATCCCCTTGAAGGTGGAAGACCCACTGGTTCTTCAAAAAGATGGTTGTAGGAGTTTAGAAGCTGATGCGTTGTGAGTGGTTTCCTTCTTCCAATAATGCTACTGTTAATCTACTGTGGGAAGGGTTGGTGCTCACTTCCCCTTGCCACTTCACTTCTTCTCCATGCCAGAAAAATTGCATctgcatgacttcaaaatccCAATAGATTTTACCCAAAGTGCGGAGCCAATTCACGCCCATAACAGCCCCGAATTCGCCCAAGGATAAGATGAAAAAATCAATGTGGAATAGTTGCTTTCCAAAATGGATGGGTACTGCAGAACACACTCCAGCACATGGTAGTTGTTGGCCATCTGCCACCATAACCGATAGGGCTGGTCTAGGTGTTATTGGAAGCCCCAAATGTACGGCCACTTTGTCGTCCAAAAAACAATGGGTGCTACCTGTATCAATAAGGACGCGGAAGGAAAGCGAGTGTATGGAGCCCTGGATTTGCATTGTAGTTGTGTTATGGGTACCTGTTATTGCATGAATGGATATGCCCACATCACCCAATTGGTCATCATCATTCTCTTCGTCCGGTAGGCTGTCCTCCAAGATCTCCAGACGGAATAACCTCTTACAACGATGGCCAGGAACAAAAAGATCATCACAATTAAAACATAGGCCACGTGCACGTCGTTCTTCCATTTCTGATCTGCTCAACTGCTTTGTGAAGGTTGGGCGGTTGTTTGCGATATTGGTACGTCGTGTAGGTTGTGCAGATTCTGTTCGGCAATTCCCGGAACGCCGCTCGTACAATCTGGCTAGAGCCATGGCACTTGTTAAGTCCCGTGGGCGATGAATTTCCACCTCCAAGGCAATGTAATCTTGAAGGCCACTAATAAAGATTTCCACCTCTTGTTCGCTTGTGAGAGAAGAAGCACGTGCTGAAAGCTGCTCAAATTGGCGCTGGTATTCTTCAACAGTACCTGTTTGGCGCAATTTTGACAATTCTCCAAGCTTGTTAGTGCGGATAGGGGGCCCGAATCTCATGTGGCAGTAATGTTTAAAGAGTTCCCAATTTAGATCTGGTCTGTCATGCTCCAGCTTCAAAAACCATAACTGTGCATCACCCTCGAGATGAAAGGATGCAAGTCCTACCTGTTCGTCCTCCGCAGTGCGTTGGTGATGGAAAAAATGCTCACAACGGCTTAGCCAACTTATAGGATCGGCCAGCCCATCAAACCTTGGAAAATCCAGCTTCGAGTACTTGGGAACGAATGAATGGGGCTCACCGGTGCTACTAGAAGGGCGTTCATTAGTCCGTGGACCACGTGAGCTGTGGGTTTCTGAGGTGATGTGGTGGTTGATGGGCACTTGATTGGTGAGTTCATCCAGACGCTTGTTGAAGTCCTGCTGGCGGTGTTCTTGGTCCTTCGTATGAGCCTTGAAAAGGTTCAGGAGGTCTGTGATCTGGTTCTGCAAAGCTTGAAAATCACCCATAACGCTTGTCTCTGACGCCAACTTGTTATAACCCCGGGAGATGGATCGAGTTATAGGTCGATTGACAGGCTGATCATTTAATTCAGAAATGAGTTTCTGAGTTTTTCTGCCTTGTCTGTCTATTTTGATTAATGACTGAGGCTCGTTTACGAGAGAACCTCACGATCTCAATAGCTAGAATTTGTTAAGAGGATTCAGTTGCTTTATTTCTTCAATAGCAACGTTTAAATACAAGAGTAGGCAATTAATTGACTGGCAAGAAATCtgtagaaaataattatttaatccaTTATGCAATCCCATGGAATATGCACTCTAGAAAGGAAAGTAAATAAGATCCTAGCTGCTGAGATCTTCCCTTGATTTTgctcattaatttttaaaatttccatgAGTGAATCTCTTGTAGATTATGTCTTTGGATTTGGAGGTTTGGCCCATGTGTGTCTTGGGCTGATCTGTAAGAGTAGAGTCCATTACAACATATCACGTATTAGAGAGCAACAACTATGATAAGCCTTAAACCTCTTGATATGACCCCTTTTCCAGTCTGTATGTCACTTTACATTTATCATGACAGTCATCAAGTACTTAGAGGAATGGCGCAAAATCTCACGCAAGAAGCGATTATTTTAAAATGTGGAAAAATATATATGGAGAAAGAAGATAAACAGAAAGGCACACCAGTCAGATCCTCCATATTTGTGGGCTTCACATCAACGATGTTGAAACTTTGGTTACTTATTTCCAGGTTCCAAAGATTTATTCGTAGATCATCAGCTGATATAAATGTTTCACCATCGCTGCAAAGCATTTCAATTATGAGAATCATGAAATCAGGCAAACGAAAAATCAACAGAAACAAAGAATGACATGTCATCGGGCCAAAACATAGTGATTATTTTTCATAGCTAACATGTCAACTACTATTAGCCTTTCATGATGCGCCACAGTAGAAGCGCTCGGTATGGAAAGGTGCATggataaaggaaaaagaaatgGGCATTGAAAGGCCACCAATCAATGCCATCCGCACAGCTCTATTCTCTATTTTCGTAATTTGAAGCAAATACTTGGAAACAAAATTTTCTACATTATCCCTTAGACCCTTACCATCGTGGATGAACGGTCATCGTCCCCAAGCCATACTACAATAACTAAAGTTTTCTAAAAATGAGAAACCAAACTATgccatttttatttttcaatcatCAGAATAATTCTACCTGTCCCATACATATGCAGGCATAATAAGATGAGATAAATTTCGAATCTTTACCtgttatttgatattgaattgatatgaTAATCATGGGCATGGGCATATACTCTCCTACATCTCGCAACGAGTCCGGTCTCGCTGCATGTGACCTAAAGATTgtaaaatcaagaaaaaaaatgagtgATAAATATCGAATTGTACTTACCATCATGATGTGCAGAAGTTAATTTTGTGGGAATGCCTACAATAAGTTTAAGATTGAGAGTTGAGCTATTAATCCTAATGATGTCATCATTAGGTACCACAGCTCAACAGTAATGAGAAAGTCGCAAATGATGTGAGACACATACCCAGGCATATTAAATCATTCAGTGCACAAAATGGATTTTACACGTTCGAAATGGACAAGATCACAAGAAAGTACAACAAACCAAAATAGCTTTTATTTACTAATACCCaacaaacaatttttgaccAAATGCATAAAAAAGATAGTGCATCACATGTAATTCTTAACATCACAAATAGAAGTGTAGCATAGTAAAGTATCAGTACCACTGGCAATCGAAGTGAGGGAATGCCCCCAGGTGGAAAGGAGGAGTCATTGCTCAAGTACTTGTAAAATCTATCCGGACTGCCACCATTTTCCAGATGCAACTTAGGATTCGAAGAACCACTGGAGCTTGCAACAGAACGATTTCCAGCTGGTTTAGATGGGTCAACATTCATATCAGATATTTTCTTGATCTTTTTCTCTTGAACCTGTTTCAAACAACCATCAGGCAATACTGCAAACTGATAACTAAAGGCTGTGTTTGGTTTTGTTTCcggaatttttttcaaaatattccaGGGAAATTTGCACCAAAAATTGTGCACAGTAGtgctcatatatatatttaattttttgtctCTGGGGACATTTTCTGTTGAAAATATCAAGTCATGGCAGGTTTTGTTGGTTATtaattcaaacaaaaaattttacaatttatttcatttaaattGTACACAAATTTTAATGAATAATCCATTCTTATGTCAAGCTTCTGTAAATGTATTAAATAAAATGAACAGCATTAAATGATGTCTGATCATAAAAAGACATTTCCGAGAAAAAAATGATAAGGGAATGGAACCAATCAACATGTGTAGAATAAAAAATTCTGGAGTGGGTGACAGTAATTTAGTCATGTCAAAAATTTGTATTAATCAATGTCTGAACTCTTAAAAGTACATTTGTTTCAAACAAATAATTCTTAAATACATTGAAGAAAAATTAAGGACAGCATTCAAAATCAATTACAATATGAGAAAAACAAATTCAGAACGTGAACAAGATGAGTATGGATCTGAACACATAATTGCTACAATAAACAACCACAAATAATTAACTATTACTAGTGACCCTTGGCACACGTTGCATGTTTGTACAATCTTTttcataattaattcaatttatattcaaataaagGGTGATATCATAATAGTAAAAGTAGTGAAAGGTCATACTGCAATTTGAAATGATTATTTTTCAAAGGGGTCATATCGTAACTGTAAAAATTAATAAGGGACTAAACTACAATTAGAATAAtgtaattaaacaattaaaaatacgAAGGGGCTAAACTGaaatttaaaatcatgaatttaaaaaagaaaagaaaagaaaagaaaaggggaGAAAAACAAAAATCAGATCATGACACAAATTTGTCTCTAGTATTAcacttaataatatagtaagatacaTGTCATATCTCAACATCacaaaaagaattaaaagaaaggaaaaatttATATCTAACCTTCCAAAACTTAATAGTTTTGTCATTCGTGGAAAGGAGAAAGAGTGCACCATTAGCTGTCTGACACCATCGAATCTTATTGATTTTTTCCTCAATTTCCAAACTCTTGAGATAATCAAACTGAACGAAAAAGATTTTTACGCAATGTAACTGCAATTCAAACTTTTATCCAATTCCTCCCTAAGGGAAAAGGAAGTAAAACAGTGAAAGTAATCTTTAATCAATTTGTCCATTTGAAAATGGAAACCTCTGTTAAATCAAGGCGTGAGCATTTGGAAAAATGATTAAATCTCAAAGGTAAACCACATATAACGATAATTTGACAGTGGAAATTTTAATGAATACCTCTGGTTCATGGCTCTGAAATTCAGTTTTGTACCGAAACTCTGGATGTCTAATTGGATAGTCCATCATCTCTAAATCTCTACGATTCCCACCACGCTGTGATTTAAGCTAGTGAATATAATATATCTTTTTCAAAATGAATATGTCAccaatgaaatcaaaacatcaAATGTTGACCTTACCTCTTTCACATCAGTCCTTTCAAATAAGACCACCCTTCCACCGCGGTCACCAGTAGCCAGATGATCACCAGTTTTGTCGAATTCTATTGCGGATATGATGTCAACTGccataaaaaacaaaacaaaacaaaacaaaaaacaaaagcaCGGTCATGAGTTGCAACCCTAAAGTTTGCAGTCGGACAGTTCCTATAAAATTATAACACAGCCAACCACTGGAAACATGATTCAGGaaacattaaaaatattcatacaAAACTGCTGCTATCATTGTTCTCAGCTACCCAAGAAGAGGCACAAAGCCATTAAATAAGGGCAGTGTATCTGTACACTTTTCACTAAGTGGGAAACTCTAAGGGATGTAAAATAATAAAGTCTATAAGAAATTAGAAAAATATATTCGCATATCAAAGATAAAAACTTGGGCGAGAGGATTATTGAAATTGAACTTCTTGAACTGCAGAATACTTGTCCTCACCATGTCTTAAACAtgatatttcaaattatttcaGGTTTAAAAAGTACAACAGTAAAAGCATGCACTTAAGAAATCAGTAAATTTCCAACTTCTGTCTTTCGAACAGTAGAATCCAATTACGTATGAACCATGAAATTTAAAACAACACCATCAAGTGCCTCAGCTTACACATGTGTGCAATTCTTACCATATGTGCAGATCGCAAGTAATTTTTGCAAAAGACAGATAATTCAAGCCAAACATGGCAAAAACCCAGACTCTGACAAAAAAATCTATTGCTGATCCCAGTCCATTTAAGAATGATCAACCCTAGAACATAAgatcacaatttttcttgttgttCCTACTCAATGCTCCCTCTACACGAACCAGTACGCTAATTTGAACCCACCCAAGGTATACACTAAACAGCATAACAAATGATTGCAAACTAAATGACCCTATAACAGTTGATAAATGAACAAACGAAAAAAAGAGGCAACCTTCCCTTTTATGTGGAAACAAAAGTATAATAGACATCATTTTTGTATTTCCGACTTAAAGGAACTGCACGATGCATGTTTTGAATGGCCCTGTCAAGGCATCATGGAAATACAACCATCATTTTGAATCTCATAATAGGTCCGACCAGTGTATTTGGGTAACGCAGGGAAGTCCTGAACCCTTTCTACCCATAACGAAAATTTGGAAGCAATATAAGTTATAACATGTTCGTATAAACCGGCAGCTCCAG comes from Henckelia pumila isolate YLH828 chromosome 4, ASM3356847v2, whole genome shotgun sequence and encodes:
- the LOC140867146 gene encoding serine/threonine protein phosphatase 2A 55 kDa regulatory subunit B beta isoform-like, which encodes MNGGDGEEVDSAALGPPPPLEWKFSQVFGERTAGEEVQEVDIISAIEFDKTGDHLATGDRGGRVVLFERTDVKERGGNRRDLEMMDYPIRHPEFRYKTEFQSHEPEFDYLKSLEIEEKINKIRWCQTANGALFLLSTNDKTIKFWKVQEKKIKKISDMNVDPSKPAGNRSVASSSGSSNPKLHLENGGSPDRFYKYLSNDSSFPPGGIPSLRLPVVTCSETGLVARCRRVYAHAHDYHINSISNNSDGETFISADDLRINLWNLEISNQSFNIVDVKPTNMEDLTEVITSAEFHPSHCNMLAYSSSKGSIRLIDLRQSALCDSHSKIFEEQEAPGSRSFFTEIIASISDIKFAKDGRYILSRDYMTLKLWDINMDAGPIGTFQVHEHLRPKLCDLYENDSIFDKFECCLSGDGHRVATGSYNNLFRVFGCASGSTEATSLEASKNPMRRQVQNPSRPTRSLSSSITRVVRRGAESSGADTNGNSFDSTTKLLHLAWHPSENSIACAAANSLYMYYA